The Desulfomicrobium orale DSM 12838 genome includes a window with the following:
- a CDS encoding carbonic anhydrase family protein, with protein MYTEGKENKALAEFWSRIPENAGDSKKLEKIVDASLLLPADQSYYRFNGSLTTPPCTERVLWILFKESVSISKEQVEKFAKIMKHPNNRPVQPVNARPVLQ; from the coding sequence ATGTACACTGAAGGGAAAGAGAACAAGGCTCTCGCCGAATTCTGGTCCCGGATTCCGGAAAATGCCGGGGATTCGAAAAAGCTGGAAAAGATTGTCGACGCTTCGTTACTGTTGCCTGCGGACCAGAGTTACTATCGTTTCAACGGTTCATTGACCACGCCTCCTTGCACGGAGAGAGTGCTCTGGATCCTTTTCAAGGAGTCCGTATCCATTTCCAAGGAACAGGTCGAAAAGTTCGCCAAGATCATGAAGCATCCGAACAACCGCCCGGTACAGCCTGTAAACGCTCGGCCGGTTCTCCAATAA
- the qrcB gene encoding menaquinone reductase molybdopterin-binding-like subunit QrcB yields MGIDRRSFISLVAGGAAGSLFTPVIWKTLDDISIWTQNWSWTPRLKYGEEGKAPALCKLGSDAYGIRIKTISGRPVAAEGNPDHPLSLGGICPLGAASVQLLYSPSRIRNPKLRDGNSFRDIGWEEAENLLAEKLKSAGADMAVISGDETGSVTDVLAGLAAKAGSDKVFLMPGESAPAAGALAMFGGDGQIGYDVENAGYVLLLGADMLESWGNVCRNGKAFAEGRSRNARYVYVGPAQNGTSSVADAWVPCAAGMEPVLAMGIANCLIATGRDRSAWPGYADFARFVQTAYPLEKVSAATGVSEEMIKGLARELMRAGRPLVLSAAGSGQGLGAFEAGAGMCLNVLLERINVAGGVRVLPWNPQVIDGAMDRKTLFGNDVTGYLTAVADGGAEAPALLMVHGANPAYALPSLSKVLSALDKVGFVISFSSFMDETAALADLILPDSYAFERLDDAYSPYGSPQPNYTVAAPVIKPVFDTRPAGDVLLSVAAKAGLELGFESFEDVVKAKAEVLGADFDEMLGGAAWVGEEFPEQMLVMWTAPLREISVPAADGKLALAPVTRLKIGSAKMATPPFGTNAIRYDEMLGTDMYVLLNARTAGKLGLKQDDAVKLAASGGECRACVRIFEGVMDDTVVAPLGFGHTAWDDFSKGKGDNVHKLLAAEIEDGTGLSRFATARVTVSRA; encoded by the coding sequence GATATTTCCATCTGGACCCAGAACTGGTCCTGGACTCCCCGTCTCAAGTACGGAGAGGAAGGCAAGGCTCCGGCGCTGTGCAAACTGGGCTCCGACGCTTACGGCATCAGGATAAAGACCATATCCGGGCGGCCCGTGGCGGCGGAAGGCAACCCCGATCATCCCCTGAGCCTGGGCGGGATCTGTCCTTTGGGAGCGGCCAGTGTGCAGCTCCTGTACAGCCCCTCGCGGATCAGGAATCCCAAACTGAGAGACGGCAACAGTTTCAGGGACATCGGTTGGGAAGAGGCAGAAAATCTTCTGGCTGAAAAGCTGAAATCCGCCGGGGCGGACATGGCCGTGATCAGCGGCGACGAGACGGGCTCTGTGACCGACGTGCTGGCCGGACTTGCGGCCAAGGCCGGTTCCGACAAGGTTTTTCTGATGCCGGGCGAGAGCGCTCCGGCGGCCGGAGCGCTGGCCATGTTCGGCGGCGACGGCCAGATCGGCTACGATGTGGAAAACGCCGGTTACGTGCTTTTGCTGGGCGCGGACATGCTGGAATCCTGGGGCAATGTCTGCCGCAACGGCAAGGCTTTCGCGGAGGGCCGGTCCAGAAATGCGCGGTATGTGTATGTCGGCCCCGCCCAGAACGGAACTTCGTCTGTGGCCGACGCCTGGGTCCCCTGTGCAGCGGGCATGGAGCCCGTTCTGGCCATGGGTATCGCGAACTGTCTCATCGCCACAGGCCGGGACCGCTCGGCCTGGCCCGGCTATGCCGATTTCGCCAGATTCGTGCAGACGGCGTATCCTCTGGAGAAGGTATCCGCAGCCACGGGCGTGAGCGAGGAAATGATCAAAGGTCTGGCCCGGGAGCTTATGCGGGCTGGCCGTCCGCTGGTGCTGAGCGCCGCCGGTTCCGGACAGGGTCTGGGCGCTTTCGAGGCTGGGGCGGGCATGTGCCTGAACGTGTTGCTTGAGCGGATCAACGTGGCGGGCGGCGTGCGCGTCCTGCCCTGGAACCCGCAGGTGATCGACGGCGCCATGGACCGCAAGACTCTGTTCGGAAACGACGTGACCGGGTATCTGACGGCCGTGGCCGACGGCGGCGCGGAAGCCCCCGCCCTGCTCATGGTTCACGGAGCCAATCCCGCGTATGCGCTGCCCAGCCTGTCCAAGGTTCTGAGTGCGCTGGACAAGGTCGGGTTTGTGATTTCCTTCAGCTCTTTCATGGACGAGACGGCGGCTCTGGCCGATCTCATTCTGCCCGACAGCTACGCTTTCGAGCGTCTGGACGACGCCTATTCACCCTACGGCTCCCCCCAGCCCAATTACACGGTGGCCGCGCCTGTCATCAAACCGGTGTTCGACACCCGGCCCGCTGGAGACGTGCTTCTGTCCGTGGCTGCGAAGGCCGGTCTGGAGCTTGGCTTTGAATCCTTCGAGGATGTGGTCAAGGCCAAGGCCGAAGTGTTAGGGGCGGACTTCGATGAAATGCTTGGCGGCGCGGCCTGGGTGGGTGAGGAATTCCCGGAACAGATGCTGGTCATGTGGACGGCTCCCCTGCGGGAAATCTCCGTTCCGGCGGCGGACGGCAAGCTTGCCCTCGCTCCCGTGACCCGGCTCAAGATCGGCAGCGCCAAAATGGCCACCCCGCCTTTCGGCACCAACGCCATCCGCTACGACGAGATGCTCGGAACGGACATGTACGTGCTGCTCAACGCCAGGACGGCCGGAAAGCTTGGCCTGAAACAGGACGACGCGGTCAAACTGGCCGCCTCAGGCGGTGAATGCCGGGCCTGCGTGCGCATCTTCGAAGGCGTGATGGATGACACCGTGGTCGCCCCCTTGGGCTTCGGCCACACCGCGTGGGATGATTTTTCCAAAGGCAAGGGAGACAACGTCCATAAACTGCTGGCCGCCGAAATCGAGGACGGAACCGGGTTGTCGCGGTTCGCCACGGCGCGGGTCACTGTGAGCAGGGCGTAG
- the qrcC gene encoding menaquinone reductase iron-sulfur cluster-binding subunit QrcC, translated as MQAPEFKVMWGMAVDLDKCTGCGACTVACRAENNLPPEVDASNKLRTCDWMNIYELSNEKPFPDHEVAYLPRPCMQCGQPSCSTVCPVVATLKDEEGGIVSQIYPRCIGCRYCMAACPYHARYFNWFDPVWPEGMEKTLTPYASARPRGVVEKCTFCHHRFMAAKEKARMNGEDPTKLPEDAYVPACAEICPTGAITFGDLKNPEHKVAKLAASPHAFRLLARLGTEPQVYYYSKREWVRKLGDNYLKNAKGGDHV; from the coding sequence ATGCAAGCACCAGAATTCAAAGTAATGTGGGGCATGGCCGTCGATCTCGACAAATGCACCGGATGCGGAGCCTGTACCGTGGCCTGCAGGGCGGAAAACAACCTGCCCCCCGAAGTGGACGCCAGCAACAAGCTGCGTACCTGCGACTGGATGAATATTTACGAGCTTTCCAACGAGAAGCCCTTTCCGGACCATGAAGTGGCTTATCTGCCCCGGCCGTGCATGCAGTGCGGGCAGCCGTCGTGCTCCACGGTCTGCCCCGTGGTGGCTACACTGAAGGACGAGGAAGGGGGCATTGTCAGCCAGATCTATCCCCGCTGCATCGGCTGCCGGTACTGCATGGCCGCGTGTCCGTACCATGCCCGGTATTTCAACTGGTTTGATCCCGTCTGGCCCGAAGGCATGGAAAAGACGCTCACCCCCTATGCGTCGGCCAGACCCCGGGGCGTGGTGGAGAAGTGTACCTTCTGCCATCACCGGTTCATGGCCGCCAAGGAAAAGGCCCGCATGAACGGGGAGGACCCCACCAAGCTGCCCGAGGATGCCTACGTCCCGGCCTGCGCGGAAATCTGTCCTACGGGAGCCATCACCTTCGGAGACCTGAAAAATCCTGAACACAAAGTCGCCAAACTGGCGGCCAGCCCCCACGCATTCCGTCTTCTGGCCAGACTGGGCACGGAACCGCAGGTGTACTACTACTCCAAGCGGGAATGGGTGCGGAAGCTCGGGGATAATTACCTGAAGAATGCCAAGGGAGGAGACCATGTCTGA
- the qrcD gene encoding menaquinone reductase integral membrane subunit QrcD, with the protein MSDRAYWPEGVERCSLGKFLAWLGLIGIFLAWGGYGAYRVLGTGIGVTGLDNYFGFGLWITFDLAVIALGAGAFFSGFLRYIIRIDDLKNVINLAVIVGFLCYSGAMLILVLDIGQPLRAWFGYWHPNVHSMLTEVIFCITCYCTVLIIEYLPLILENRVINKNRFCHHLAHNFHVYMPLFAGIGTFLSFFHQGSLGGMYGVLFGRPFVFREGFFIWPWTFFLFIASAIASGPAFTMLCATLMETISGRKLLGYETKKLLAKISGLLLCFYIFFKIIDTYAWAKGILPGMGLTFDQMFSSEHGYGKSLLWLELFWFGLLPAVMLLLPSVRNRPVLMYAAAVMAAVGVTINRFVFTVQALAIPVMPFDRWTTYIPNWAEWSTTLMVVAYGFLVMSLSHRYLPIFPQEVKLNS; encoded by the coding sequence ATGTCTGATAGAGCATACTGGCCCGAAGGGGTGGAGCGCTGTTCCCTCGGAAAATTTCTGGCCTGGCTTGGGCTCATCGGTATTTTTCTGGCTTGGGGCGGCTATGGCGCATACCGCGTGCTGGGCACCGGCATCGGCGTGACGGGCCTGGACAACTATTTCGGGTTCGGCCTGTGGATCACCTTCGACCTCGCGGTCATCGCCCTGGGCGCGGGCGCGTTTTTTTCCGGATTTCTGCGCTACATCATCCGCATCGACGATCTCAAAAACGTGATCAATCTGGCCGTGATTGTCGGATTTCTGTGCTATTCCGGGGCCATGCTCATTCTGGTTCTGGACATCGGGCAGCCTCTGCGGGCTTGGTTCGGCTACTGGCATCCCAATGTCCATTCCATGCTGACGGAAGTCATCTTCTGCATCACCTGCTACTGCACGGTGCTCATCATTGAATACCTTCCGCTCATTCTGGAGAACCGGGTCATCAACAAAAACCGGTTCTGCCACCACTTGGCCCATAATTTTCACGTGTACATGCCGCTTTTCGCGGGCATCGGCACCTTTTTGTCCTTCTTCCACCAGGGCTCGCTGGGCGGCATGTACGGCGTGCTGTTCGGGCGGCCCTTCGTGTTCCGCGAAGGCTTTTTCATCTGGCCATGGACGTTCTTTTTGTTCATCGCCTCGGCCATCGCTTCCGGCCCGGCCTTCACCATGCTCTGCGCCACGCTCATGGAAACCATCTCCGGCCGCAAACTGCTCGGCTATGAAACCAAGAAACTGCTGGCCAAGATTTCCGGCCTGCTTCTGTGCTTCTACATCTTCTTCAAGATCATCGATACTTATGCTTGGGCCAAAGGCATTCTGCCGGGCATGGGGCTGACCTTCGACCAGATGTTCAGCAGTGAGCACGGATACGGCAAAAGCCTGCTCTGGCTGGAGCTTTTCTGGTTCGGCTTGTTGCCTGCGGTGATGCTGCTTCTGCCATCGGTACGCAATCGTCCGGTGCTCATGTATGCCGCGGCGGTCATGGCCGCCGTGGGCGTGACCATCAACCGGTTCGTGTTCACGGTGCAGGCTCTGGCCATCCCGGTCATGCCCTTTGACCGCTGGACCACCTACATTCCCAACTGGGCGGAATGGTCCACCACTCTCATGGTTGTGGCTTACGGCTTTCTGGTCATGAGCCTGTCCCACAGGTATCTGCCGATCTTTCCGCAGGAGGTGAAGCTGAACAGCTGA
- a CDS encoding VacJ family lipoprotein, translating to MRSFLCFFALVCLAACSTTSQHKPGDFQAPVQRGLEENSTIERPFQVNDPWEGFNRNMYHFNAQLDRYVYLPVVRVYEQVLPDSVQKGISNIFNNLKEIPIFVNSVLQGKAKKASVSLGRFIFNTTIGLGGIMDVLGNGGIPQENEDFGQTLGFWGVPPGPYLVLPVFGPSNMRDTAGLVPNAAMTLNPADFVFDGLSWTVRSSASLGVYAVWAVDARHQIKFRYYETGSPFEYQLVRFLYMKKRELDIAK from the coding sequence ATGCGTTCATTTTTATGCTTTTTCGCACTTGTCTGTCTGGCCGCCTGCTCCACCACGTCTCAGCACAAACCGGGGGATTTTCAGGCTCCGGTTCAGCGGGGCCTGGAGGAGAATTCCACCATAGAGCGTCCGTTTCAGGTGAACGATCCGTGGGAAGGTTTCAACCGGAATATGTACCATTTCAACGCGCAGCTGGACCGTTATGTCTATCTGCCCGTAGTGCGCGTGTACGAACAGGTATTGCCGGACAGCGTGCAGAAGGGAATTTCCAACATATTCAACAACCTGAAAGAGATCCCCATCTTCGTGAATTCCGTTTTGCAGGGAAAGGCCAAGAAAGCCTCGGTCTCTCTGGGCCGGTTTATTTTCAACACGACCATCGGCCTTGGCGGCATCATGGACGTGCTGGGTAATGGCGGCATCCCGCAGGAAAATGAAGACTTCGGGCAGACTCTCGGCTTCTGGGGCGTACCGCCCGGACCGTATCTGGTGCTGCCCGTGTTCGGCCCTTCCAATATGCGCGATACGGCCGGACTTGTGCCCAACGCTGCCATGACCTTGAATCCGGCGGATTTCGTCTTTGATGGGCTGAGCTGGACAGTGCGGAGTTCCGCTTCTCTGGGTGTGTACGCTGTGTGGGCCGTGGACGCGCGGCATCAGATCAAGTTTCGCTACTATGAGACCGGAAGTCCTTTCGAGTACCAGCTGGTGCGTTTTCTTTACATGAAGAAGCGGGAACTGGATATTGCCAAATAA
- a CDS encoding carbonic anhydrase family protein — protein MKKTLLAVMAAFFISSVAYAADGAHWGYTGKEAPENWAKLSPEFSDCAGKNQSPINLTDFIDAQLNPLKFDYKAGGNEVINNGHTIQVNYAPGSTVTIDGKVLS, from the coding sequence ATGAAGAAAACTTTGCTTGCCGTTATGGCCGCCTTTTTCATTTCGTCCGTCGCGTACGCGGCCGATGGCGCGCATTGGGGCTATACCGGAAAGGAAGCCCCGGAAAACTGGGCCAAACTGAGCCCGGAATTTTCAGATTGTGCGGGGAAAAACCAGTCTCCTATCAATCTGACAGACTTTATTGATGCACAGCTCAATCCTCTCAAATTCGATTATAAAGCCGGGGGCAATGAAGTCATCAACAATGGGCACACCATCCAGGTCAATTACGCTCCCGGGAGTACAGTGACTATTGACGGCAAGGTTTTGAGCTGA
- a CDS encoding YeiH family protein produces MAQETNIVVDRGESKLSDLWTKEDYLAIWLGFLVIAVCIGAYFYGGPKDEISQKMAPLDQIQAAEKERAPFKTVAWHKAQDDKAKLRGSSTAFGKFAGHWTKKPGSWKTNPLDSLVRTEAQAKALNEKAMPKYEAAKAKAAESLAAAEAAETAAAAAAFQDQALNDDATAKISQWRDDHKAAGEAKKKTENKAHNYIPSLIVLFLFLSAFFGVGIALMGKNVPEFVMGFVGVFLVSMLAYMLGGQAISKQYGFGAEAWGVVLGMLIANTVGTPRWVLPACQVEFFIKTGLVLLGAEVLFNKIVAIGIPGIFVAWVVTPIVLVCTYIFGQTVLKMPSKTLNIVISADMSVCGTSAAIATAAACRAKKEELTLSIGLSLVFTAIMMIAMPAFIKAVGMPEVLGGAWMGGTIDSTGAVAAAGAFLGQKAMYVAATIKMIQNVMIGVTAFCVAVYWCTRVDVQAGRTVGAGEIWNRFPKFVLGFIAASILFSILDASLGKDMGSALIDHGVVRGGTRLLRDWFFALSFAAIGLSTNFRELAKYFKGGKPVILYVCGQSLNLCLTLAMAYVMFYLVFPEITAKI; encoded by the coding sequence ATGGCGCAGGAGACAAACATTGTTGTAGATCGGGGGGAGAGTAAATTGTCCGATTTGTGGACAAAAGAGGATTATCTGGCCATCTGGCTGGGTTTTCTGGTCATTGCGGTATGCATCGGGGCCTATTTTTACGGCGGTCCCAAAGATGAAATTTCTCAGAAAATGGCTCCTCTGGACCAGATTCAGGCCGCTGAAAAGGAGAGAGCGCCTTTCAAGACCGTGGCTTGGCACAAGGCTCAGGATGACAAGGCCAAATTGCGGGGCTCCAGTACCGCCTTCGGCAAATTTGCCGGCCATTGGACGAAAAAGCCCGGCTCATGGAAAACCAATCCATTGGACTCGTTGGTCCGCACTGAAGCTCAGGCCAAGGCTTTGAACGAGAAGGCCATGCCCAAGTACGAAGCGGCCAAGGCCAAGGCTGCCGAATCGCTTGCGGCGGCCGAGGCGGCTGAAACGGCGGCCGCAGCCGCCGCATTCCAGGATCAGGCTCTGAACGACGACGCCACTGCCAAGATCTCCCAGTGGAGGGACGACCACAAGGCGGCGGGAGAGGCCAAGAAAAAGACGGAAAACAAAGCCCACAACTATATCCCGTCTTTGATCGTTCTTTTTCTCTTCCTGTCCGCTTTTTTTGGCGTGGGCATCGCGCTCATGGGCAAAAATGTGCCCGAGTTCGTCATGGGCTTTGTGGGCGTGTTTCTGGTGTCGATGCTGGCCTACATGCTGGGCGGGCAGGCCATCTCCAAGCAGTACGGCTTCGGTGCCGAGGCTTGGGGTGTGGTCCTGGGCATGCTTATCGCCAATACGGTGGGTACTCCGAGGTGGGTGCTGCCGGCCTGCCAGGTGGAGTTTTTCATTAAAACCGGTCTGGTTCTTTTGGGTGCGGAAGTTCTTTTCAACAAGATCGTGGCCATTGGTATCCCCGGTATTTTCGTGGCCTGGGTAGTGACACCCATCGTTTTGGTGTGCACATACATCTTCGGGCAGACTGTGTTGAAGATGCCTTCCAAGACTCTGAACATCGTCATTTCCGCTGACATGTCCGTGTGCGGTACTTCCGCCGCCATCGCCACGGCAGCCGCCTGCCGGGCCAAGAAGGAGGAGCTGACTCTGTCCATAGGTCTGTCCCTGGTCTTCACAGCGATCATGATGATTGCCATGCCCGCCTTTATCAAGGCTGTGGGCATGCCGGAGGTCCTGGGTGGTGCCTGGATGGGCGGCACCATTGACTCCACCGGTGCAGTGGCCGCTGCGGGTGCTTTTCTGGGACAGAAGGCCATGTATGTGGCCGCGACCATCAAGATGATTCAGAATGTCATGATCGGCGTGACGGCCTTCTGCGTGGCCGTGTACTGGTGCACGCGCGTGGATGTGCAGGCTGGCCGTACCGTAGGGGCTGGAGAAATCTGGAACCGCTTCCCCAAGTTCGTGCTGGGCTTTATCGCCGCGTCCATCCTCTTTTCGATTCTCGATGCGAGTCTGGGTAAGGACATGGGTTCCGCCCTGATCGATCACGGCGTAGTACGTGGAGGTACGCGCCTGTTGCGTGACTGGTTCTTTGCTCTGTCCTTTGCGGCTATCGGCCTTTCCACTAATTTCCGGGAGTTGGCCAAGTACTTCAAGGGCGGCAAGCCGGTTATTCTGTATGTCTGCGGCCAGAGCCTCAACCTCTGCCTGACGCTGGCCATGGCTTATGTCATGTTCTACCTTGTATTCCCCGAGATCACTGCCAAGATCTGA